One window of Elaeis guineensis isolate ETL-2024a chromosome 11, EG11, whole genome shotgun sequence genomic DNA carries:
- the LOC105033589 gene encoding LOW QUALITY PROTEIN: serine carboxypeptidase-like (The sequence of the model RefSeq protein was modified relative to this genomic sequence to represent the inferred CDS: inserted 1 base in 1 codon), translated as MGSLSLVLFFSALLLFSPFSPSSTAAALIPDDLRFPSSATFPSAHAEKLIRALNLVPKDPSPEPAEAAADVPAKRIVERRFSLAGLTGGVSVEDLGHYAGYFSLPHTHDARMFYLFFESRNSNKDPVVIWLTGGPGCSSELAVFYENGPFTIADNMTLAWNEFGWDQASNLLYVDQPTGTGFSYSTDSRDIRHDENGVSDDLYDFLQAFFAEHPEYASNDFYITGESYAGHYIPAFASRIHQGNKAKEGTCINLKGFAIGNGLTDPAIQYKAYTDFALDNGIIKESDYKRINKFYPICAYAIKLCGTSGTISCLASYLVCNTIFSSIIRIAGNINYYDIRKQCVGSLCYDFSNMEKFLNLESVRDSLGVGDIEFVSCSPTVYQAMLMDWMRNLEVGIPALLEDGIKLLVYAGEYDLICNWLGNSRWVHSMEWSGQQNFTSSPELSFTVDGKEAGVLKSHGPLSFLKVHDAGHMVPMDQPKAALEMLKRWIQGNLXEFSSESNSLHADI; from the exons ATGGGAAGCCTCTCTCTCGTTCTCTTCTTCTCcgctctcctcctcttctccccCTTCTCGCCTTCCTCCACCGCCGCTGCCTTGATCCCCGACGACCTCCGCTTCCCCTCGTCAGCGACCTTCCCATCTGCCCACGCCGAGAAGCTGATCCGAGCCCTCAATCTCGTCCCCAAGGACCCCTCCCCAGAGCCTGCCGAAGCTGCCGCCGACGTCCCGGCGAAGAGGATCGTCGAGCGCCGCTTCAGCCTTGCCGGACTCACCGGCGGGGTCTCCGTCGAGGACCTTGGCCACTACGCCGGCTACTTCAGCCTCCCTCACACCCACGACGCCCG GATGTTCTACCTGTTCTTTGAGTCGAGGAATAGCAACAAGGACCCGGTTGTTATTTGGTTGACGGGAGGACCTGGCTGCAGCAGTGAATTGGCCGTTTTCTATGAAAATGGGCCATTTACCATAGCGGACAATATGACGCTCGCATGGAATGAATTTGGTTGGGACCAG GCTTCAAACCTTTTATATGTTGACCAGCCCACTGGAACTGGTTTTAGCTATAGTACAGATAGCCGTGATATTCGTCATGATGAAAATGGTGTTAGTGATGACCTGTATGATTTTCTGCAG GCCTTCTTTGCTGAGCACCCCGAATATGCAAGTAATGATTTTTACATAACTGGTGAATCATATGCTGGGCACTACATTCCGGCTTTTGCAAGCCGCATCCACCAAGGAAACAAAGCTAAAGAGGGCACTTGCATAAATTTGAAG GGATTTGCTATTGGGAATGGACTTACGGATCCAGCAATCCAGTACAAAGCATACACGGACTTTGCATTGGATAATGGAATAATTAAAGAATCTGACTACAAAAGAATCAACAAGTTTTATCCAATATGTGCATATGCCATCAAACTTTGTG GTACATCAGGGACAATATCTTGCTTAGCTTCATATTTGGTTTGCAATACCATATTTAGTTCTATCATAAGGATAGCTGGAAATATAAAT TATTACGACATCAGAAAGCAGTGCGTAGGGAGCCTCTGTTATGATTTTTCAAACATGGAAAAATTCCTTAACCTGGAGTCTGTTAGAGACTCCCTTGGAGTTGGAGATATTGAATTCGTTTCATGTAGCCCCACCGTGTACCAGGCCATGCTCATGGATTGGATGAGAAATTTGGAAGTGGGAATCCCTGCCCTTCTTGAGGATGGCATCAAGCTGCTTGTCTATGCTGGGGAGTATGATCTCATATGCAATTGGCTTG GAAACTCGAGATGGGTTCACTCTATGGAGTGGTCTGGCCAACAAAATTTCACCTCGTCACCAGAATTATCTTTTACCGTGGATGGGAAAGAAGCAGGCGTTTTGAAGAGCCATGGGCCTCTCAGTTTCCTGAAG GTTCATGATGCGGGTCACATGGTCCCAATGGATCAACCCAAGGCTGCTCTAGAGATGTTGAAGAGGTGGATTCAAGGGAATC GGGAATTTTCTTCTGAATCAAATAGCCTTCATGCTGACATATAA